In Armatimonadota bacterium, the DNA window CACCGCCAATTGCTCGCTATAGCCCGCCTGAACCTGTTTCCCCCGCTTCTTGCGACCCCACCGCGCATCCGGGTCCACATCGCTGAGCAAGTCGTCCTTCTTCACGTTCCGCTTGCCGTGATTCTCCGACCGCTCAAGCGCATCATTGAGCAGTTCCAAAGCCTCCGCTTGCGACACCGTTGGGCGCTCCAACTCTTCCAAAGCTTCCGCAACAAGCTCCGCTAAAGCCAGCCATTCTTCCAGCAGTTGCTTGCGAAACTCCGCCCCCAACTGGTACGACTTGTCTTCCCGCAAAGATGCATGCCCTTCACGCAGCGCCGTCACATCCATGCCGCCGGCTTCCAAAGACCTCAAAGCGCGGCTGATGATCCGGTCCAGCAAAGTGCGAAAACCCGGTACGGCGATGTCCGCCTCCACGTTGAAGCTGTCGATCAGCAAACGCTTATTGCTCACCAACTTGCGCTCCAAAGCCTGGCGCAAAAAACCGTGGAACACCGCCTTGAACCGCTCTTCCCCAAGCCGCTGGCGAAACTTCGTGAGACTGGTGGGATGCGGCAATTCGTCGTCCCAATCCAAACCCAAGAACAAACGAAACGCATGGTCCGTCTGGGCTCGGTCGATCACCGCGCGGTCCGACAACTTGTACTGCAATTGAAGAAAGATGAGGCGCAGCAGAACTTCGGGGTTGTAGGCAGGACGACCATTGTCTTCGTGATACAGGTCCGCCACCAGATCATGAACGAAAGAAAAATCCACAACGGCATTGATCCGACGTAGCGGATGGTCCGCGGGAACGTATGAAGACCCTATCACGTCGTCATACAGCGAAGGGGTGCGGGGAAGGTCTTTGTGCTGCAACGCCATCACCTCACACCCACGATTCCCCCATGAACACCCAAGACCTCCTAACTTTTTCAGCGATTAGATTATTGCGATCCTGGCCGCCATTCTCTTCCCGGTATTCGCCCGGGCAAGGGCCAAAGCCCGGCAGACCAGTTGTCTGAGCAATGTGAAGCAGATCACCCTCGCGCTGATGATGTACGCCCAGGATTTCGACGAGTGCTACCCGGTGGTGGATCATGCAACGGGTTACGGCTGGTGGCAGCCGCTCCAGGCCTACGTGAAGAACGCCCAGATGTTCCGCTGCCCCGCATACCGCGCAGGCGCCGGTGAACCTGCCAGCGACTACGCACTCAACGGTTTGTTCGCTCACGGCGCATCCATGGCGGCCTTTGACACGCCCGCCGAGCAGATCTGCGTGGCGGTTCGCAAGCCCGGCTGCCCGGAGGCAGGATATCACCCCTGGCCGGATGATCTCACCTCATGGGACGACCTCACGGCATACAGCGAGTTCGCGGACCACATCGCGATTGACATTCACAATGGTGGTTCGAATTACGGGTTCGCGGATGGTCACGCCAAGTGGTACAAGTGGGAGAATACCATCAAGCCGCCGATTCCGGGGATGCACAACACGGGGCGCTGGCATTACTGAGATAGCGGACGAGAGGACGGAACGATACGGCCCCGGGGTCATTCTCCGGGGCCGTATCGTGTGAATGTGTGCCACACCAGGCCCCGCCTGGTGTGCTCTGCCGCGGCACTGCTTCGGGAAACAGTGCCACTCGTCGACAAGAAGCTATTCCACCGCCCGGACCTCACACCGCGCGCCCTCGTCTTCGAGGGTCTGGGCAGCCACTTTCGCCTCCTGCTCTGTGTTGAACCGGGCAAGCTCTTTCGGAAGCGCATCCAGGAGTTTCGCAGCGCGTGCCGCGTCCATCGCCGTGACGCTGCGTATCGCCTGGACCAGTCTCTTGCGTGGGTCGGCGCCGAAAAGCTTCGCCAGGAAGTTCCCCGCGGGCGGAGCGCCGGTGATGACTACTGCGTAACGTACGCCGGCCATTGTCTTGTCCCTCCATTTCGATTGGGTTTGCGCGCCTGGGGCTATCCCCCGACCACCAGCTTGAATTCGCGGGGGCCATTCGGCAGAAGCTCGATCTCCGCTTCGGCCTTCCCGGCGGCGCTCTCTACGGTGATACGGTGCTTGCCGTAGAAAGCGCGGGTCGATGCGAGGCCGGCCTTGTCGGTCTTCTCATCGGCGCGGGTCCACCACTGGTTGAATACCAGATCTTCCCACGCTTCCTGGGCAGGGCGCGGGGACCAGTCGCGCCGGAACATGGCGGCAGAGTCCTTAGCGCGCCAGTGTGAGCCCTCCCAGAAGCCCCACATGATGAAGGACTGCATTTTCGGGTGGCTGAAAGCGGCGATCATGAAGTCTCGCACGTAATCGGCATGCAGCTGGTCGTCGGGGCAGCCCAGGTCAAACTCGGTGATTTCCAGCGGCAGTCCGAAATCGGCCCACTCGTCCATGATCTCCAGCACCCGGTGGATCGGGGTGAGCGGGGTGCTCATGTGGGCCTGGATGCCGAGGACATCCACAGGAGCGCCGGCGTCCAGCAATTGCCGGATGCGCGCGGCAACTTTGGCGCGATAGACCGGGTTCTCGTTGACGATGCCGTAATCATTGTAGCAGAGCTGCACATCCGGGTCAGCTTCGCGTGCCCAGCGGAAGGCGTCGGAGAAAGCCTGCCAACCGATGTCGTTCCACACCTCCACATTGCTGCCGGCTTCGTTCACCACATCCCACAGGTAGAGCTTGCCGTCGAAACGCCTGGCGTAGTCGGTCACGTGGGCCTTGCACGCCGCCAAGAGTTCGGACCCGCGCAGGTCTCGGACTGAAGCGTGCAAGTGGCGGAAGGATCCCCAGAGCAGGCAATGGCCACGCACCTGAATGTTCCGGGCGCTCAGCCAGTCAATGGCCCGGAGGACCATCTGGGTGTTGGCCTCGCTCATGGCGGGCCACTTGAGGTCATTCTCGAAGGTGACGGTGTTGTACAGGCGCTCCACTTCCTGCTGGAAGCGCAAGTTGTCCGGGTTGGTCTGGTCCAGGAATCGGCCCGCGGGTGCCGCGGTGCCGAAACGGAAGGCGTGGCGCAACTGCTCTATTTTCACGGCGGCGTCGGGCACGGGGTTTCCGGCACGGTCAGTCACGCTGATTCGCAGGTCGCCTTTGCGCAGTTGCTCGATGCGCTGCAGGGCGGGTTCGCGCCAGTCGTCGGGGTGAGCTCTGCCACCCCAGTAGTCAATGGTCTGGCTGAACGCGGCGTCCGGCGCGGGCCCGAAGTTCTCGACGCGCACCCCGGTCACTTCCACGACGCCCTTCGCATTGCCCAGGAAGAAGGAGACCCGGGACTCGCCCGGACGGTAGCCCCGGTCGGGTCTGCCCACAAACCGGTACTCCTTCCACTCGGGCGACAGGTGGACCGTCTGGCTGATGTGCTTGGTGTGTGGCGGCCGATTCAGTTCGTATATGAAAGTCACGGGGCAGTTGTCAGGGCTGCGGAGCCAGGCCCGGAAGTACACGGCATCGCCGGGATAGACGTAGCCGCGGCAGGTCTGAGCGAACTGGACATCCCATGGGTTGGCGTTCTCCGGCGGTGTGCTCACCAGCCGCACCCCGCGACTGTAGCCGGGGACGTCCACGTCGATGATCTTCACACTCAGTCGGTCGCCGCCGCCGGTGGGCCAGTTGCCTTCCAGCGGCTGGCTGAAGTCGCCGTTTTCGATGATGCCGGCGGGCTCATTCATCGTGGGTCTCTTCCCCTGTGCGGTTTGAGAGCTGGTCAGCAGGCGGATACCGGCAAGCTCGATGGTACCTGCCGCGTGGGCGAGATGGAATCCGACACGAGCTTCGCCGGGACTGAATGACTGGAGGCTCTTGCCCTGGAACTCGAACTCGCGCCAGTCCGATGTAAGCGCCATCTGCCCGTAGACGGACTTTGCGTAAGGCTCGCCCGACTGCTCCAGGAATACGCTAGCCGGGGTTTTCTCCGGGCTGCGCGCCCAGAGCTTGATCGTCAAAGGCTGGCCTTCCTCCACGAAAGCCTGCAGGGGCGTATGCAAGGTCACGGCCCAGGGATTGTCGCCTGGTTCGGGCTTGACGATGACCTGAATCGCTTTCGGCAGCCCGGGCAAGTCGCAACTAATGATACGCGCGGAGCCCCTGCCACCCGCGGGGACAGACCAGCCTGCCGTGCCGTTGGCGAAGTCGCCGTTGGCGATGAGATTGTCGGATTGCGCCAAGGCCGCCAGCGACAAAATACACAAAGCGAGAGCGAGCGAATGTCTCATTTATTGCCTCCCCACGGGATGGATCAGCGAAAGCTGACGGATGCGGAAGCGTAGGTCTCGGCGAGTGAGCCGCCGACGATTCGGGCGCGGAAGACCACGGGGTAGCCGGTCTTCGTCTGGTCGAAGGGCGTGGTGCCTTCGCCGAGGGTAACCACGGCTCCCCACTCCCGGCCGTCGGGTGTCATCCGGAAAAGCTGCACATACGGCTGGCCGTTGATCTGCAGGGGCGAGTACATGCTATCGGCGAGGACGTCCACCGTGGCATCTGTCGCCGGGTCTTCGAGGATCAGATGGAACATAATCTGGTCGCCCTGCTCAAGGGCTTCGGGCAAGGGCGATCCATCGGCCATCATCACCGCGAGGCCGTTGAGGGGACGCTGCACCAACCGGAACCAGTCGAAGGTCACATCGACCTGCGCCTGGTATGTGCGCACGAAACAGGTTTTCTCGGCACCGGTGCGGTAGGTGTCTTTGATGTAGTGGGTATCCACCGTGTAGATGCCGGGGCGCGAGGTGTTGATCGCCCCTCGATAACCGGGCTTGCCGGACGATGAACTGAAACCCACGTTCACGAAGCGGTAGCCGGTGCCTTCGATGTTGCGCAGGCTCACCTGGAAGAAGCGATATGCGGGGTCATAGGGGAAGATGCGGGCCATGCCCGAGCCGCCTTCGATGCTCCGGCACTTGATGCCCCCACCGGGAATGGGAGTGGCGCTGTGCTTCGCCGGGTCCACCACCCACTCATCCTTCCCGTCCCAGGCGAACTTGTCCCGGGGATTGAAGTTCGCGAAATCGTCGGCCCAAAGGGCGTTGGTTTCCACCCCCTGGGAGGCGGGGATGGGGCTGTGGGGAAGCTGGACCTCCGCCGCGGCGCTGATGATCGGGGTGACCGGCCCCTCGCCGGGGTCCTCGTAGGCCTCGATCTCACTGACCTGGCGGGCCGATGCACCGGGCACATTGCGGGCAGAAATGGCGGTGACGCGGAGCTTCAGGCAGGGCACCGGCGGGTCGAACCGATGGACCACGACCGTCTCCTCGTTGTCTCGTATCTGGGCTTCGGACACCTGGCCATCGGGCCCCTGAAACCGCAGGTCGTAGTCCTTCAGGTTGGGGGTGTGGATGACCACGCGGCCGATCCGCGCAGGTTCGGGGAGGGTGAGCTCGAGCCAAGCGGGATCGGCGCCGGCGTGGGTCGCGGCCCAGCCCATGTCGTCGGTGATCCCGTTGATGGCGTAATAGTAGTACTGGTCGAACCACGGGGCGTAGTAGCCCTTGCTTGCGGAGGCGCGGGTGCCGCGGCTTACGTGGAGAAGATTGCCGGGCAGGATGCTCTCTTGCTTGCGCCGGGCAAGCTCCTGCTCGATCTCGGCGGTGGTGGGGAATGCGGCCGCTGCCGGGTCGGTGGTGTAGATGCGCGCATCACCTTCGGCAAAATCGTCGGTGAAACCGCCGTCGCTGACGGCAACGGAGCGGCCTTCGGACATGACAAACAGACTGCTCACACCCTTCAGCAGCGGGTGGCTGATGGTTGCGGAACGATCGCCGGGTTTGTGGTTGACGACGACCAGATAGACGTGCCCGTCAAGAGCGCGAATCCAGGAGGCCAGTTCGCCCTCGGTTTCGATCTGGAGCGGTTCTGCGGGGGCAGGTTCGGCCAGCGCCGGCTCAAGGAACCGGATTTCCCGCCAGATGGGAGGCAGACCGTAGCGCAGCTCGACTTCGGGCATGAAGAAGGGACTCGTGTAACCGGTCCAGCCCCGCGCACCGAAGGTGAGCGCAACCAGCATCTGGTTGCGCATCACCCGATACGGGTAAGGCGGCGCGGTGCCGTAATCCGCGGTGGTGTGGGCCTGGGAGGAGGAGTGCCACGGTGTGAGCATGATTGTCTGCCCCGGCCGCAGCACCTCCCGGCAGCGCTTCATGAAATTGGGCACGTAGTCCAGGTTGGATGAGTACGGGTCCGGGCTCAGTATGTCGCTGCAGCGGTAACCGTGGGTGATGATGCCGTCGAGAGTGTCATTGGTGACGATCACCGGGTGGTACGGGTCGATCTCGGCGATGAGCCGGTACATGTTCTCCAGGTAATCGGAGCGGGTATTGTGGATCTCTGGCTCGTCGGCGATATAGTAGCCCAGCAGCCCTGGCTCGCCACGCACGCAGTCGATGAGTTGCCGCAGGTAGCCTTCCGTCATCTCGCTGGGCGCGGGAAGTTCCTTGATTTCTTGCTGGATGCGCTCGCCTTTTTCTCGCTCAGACTGTCGCCACAGATCAAAGCTGTAGTAAAGGCGCCCGTTCTCGACCGAGACCACCGAGTAGATGCCATGCTGGTCGAACGCCTCGCTGATAGACTTCGTCTCTGGCGGCCGCACCACGACAGGGATGTTCAGGTTCTGCAGAGCAACCACGTCGGCGCGGGGGTCGTCCGTGGGCACGCTCCCGTACCAGCCGATGCCGATCCACGGCTTGCCGTTGACCAGGATGTTGCCATGCTCGTCGATGCGCACCTCGTTGCCGGAATCAGGCGGCGGTAGCTTGTTGATGGTGCGCTCGGCTTTGTGCAGGGTCTTCCCATTTGCGTCGCACACCTCAACAGCCAGTGAGTACCGGCCTACTGCGAGGTCGGCGGCTGGAAGGCGCAAAGGCGCACCCGCATCGGCAAGGGGGACTGTGCGGGAAGTGACGGTCTCACCGCCCGCGCTCTTCAGGCTGAGCGCAAGGGATACGGCCTCGCGTTCCACGTCGGGCGCGAGTGCAACGCGGAAGATGATCTCGCGGATGTCCTCGGTCGCATAGATGGTGTCGCGGTAGCAGGGCTCCAGGACAGAGAGAGTGACCGGCCGGTAGTCGGCCTCGAGACTCTTCACCATTGACTTCACGATCTGGCCCGTCTCTTCGTCGCGCAGTTCGATGAGGAAACTTGCGCCGGGTAGGCTCGATCGCACCTTGAGTTCGGGGAGGCTGAGGGTGACCTTGCCCCCGGCGGGAACGCTGAAGGGCTCGGTTCGCACGGTTTCATTCTGCTTGCCGAAAAGCCCGGCGGAGGCGGTCAGTCGGCGGTCGGCGCCGCAGTCATTGCCCACCTGCGCCGAGATCGTCACGGTGTTGACGCCGCTCCCGGCGCGTGACACAGCGGAGGTCACGTTGGACACCGGCAAAGCGAAGCGTCGGAAATCCACGTCGATGCCTTTGAGGGTCCCGAAGAGCTTCGGCGCGTGGAAGTTACCCTTCAGGGGGCTCCAGGAGGAGAGTTCCAGCGTTCCGCCCGCATGGCGCTCGCGTGTGACGTTCCACGCCCAGTCAGGCCCGGCATCCTCGTAGAGGTTCAGGCCTCCGAAAGGAATGGCCACCTCGACGGTCCACTTCCGGGCTTCCGCATCAACCTTAGCGGCGGTCCGGATTGCGCAGTCCCAGAGCTTCACATGCACCAGGCCGTAGTCCGCGCCGTAGTCGTCATACCACGCGCCCACGGTGTTGATCAGGAAGTGATGGTAGTAGCGTCCCTCGCCGGCGGGGTCGAAGAAGATCTCGATACAGTCATCGGCCCACACCGTGCCGTCGTGGGCGGTGATGTCCGCCCGGATACCGTCGGGACTGGGCTCGTCACATTCCACGGCGACACAGAGGAACTGGTCGTCGAAGGCGGCCTTGAACCGGGTCTGGATGTCCACGGGTCTGGGATTGCCCCGGTTCTCTTCAGTATTGGCGGCGCTGGTGAAGCCGGTCTGCCAGTCGCCGGCCTGCCAGACTGCCTCATCGAGGACGCCGTCCACAGTGACCGGCGCCTGCGTTCGCAAGGCCTGGGCTGACGGCTTGTCATCCTGCGCAAGGGCAGGGAGCAGCGATATGGCGTAGAGGATTGCGGCGAGACTGAGAGCGTGTCGTTGGAGGGTCACGGTCCTGGGCTCCTGGACTCGAGATAGGGGGCCGCGAATAGCCATGATTTCCGCGAGATGGGCCGGAAAACCTCTCTATGCAGACGAATGGTCCCCCGGAGAGGATCACCGGGGGACCATTCGTCCACAGGCTCGCGCTTACCGCACCGGCCTGATCTTCAGCGCCACATCGGTCTCGAGTTCGGGCATGTTCAGGATCAGCTTCCCGCCCTCGACACTCACCCTGTCCGTGCCGCGGGGTGTGCCTTTCCAGGTGTCCCACCATTGCAGGGTGTACTCGCCGTCGGGCAGGCCGGAAAGGGTGATGACGCTCGGATCGACCTTGCCCACTTCACCATTGCCCGCGTGGTTGAACCAGGAACTGCGCAGGTTCTGGACCCAGAGCACCGCGACATCATCCGATCTCATCCCGCATGCGAGCAAGTTGGGCCGGTCGATCAACTTCGCCCCCGTGAACCGGTACGAGACCACGCGCACCCAGTCCTTGCCGAAGTTCTCAATGCGGATGGTGTGGGTCCCCGCGGGAACATCCACGGCAAACTCTTGATCGTAGGTGGTCTCCCACAGCGTCCACTGGGGACGGTACACGCTGCTCTTGCCAAGGCCCTCCCCACAGGGCAGGTCGATCTCCGCCTTTTGCTCGCCGTCCACCCAGATGCGCAGGAGGCCGGAGTTGGAGACATTGCTCACGGAGACGATGAACTGCCCGGCGGCAGGGTAGTCCACGATGAAGCTGGGCGGGTTCTTGAGGTCGGGGTGCCCGGCGCCATGGAGCAGCTGCTGCGGCCGGCGGTCGCCTTCGATGGACCCGTCGGGCAGGATGCGGAACTCATTGTGCTCCGGCTTCCCCCAGACCGAGACCGGTGAGATTGTGATGTCGGAGACCTCGGGCACATGGTTCGGGTCGGCGTACTCCACGGCTTCGACCTCAAGCGGCTCCCATGCGGCTGTCCCGAAAGGCAGGTCTTGTGTGAAATTGCGCAGAGCTGTGAAGTGGAAGTACAGGTCGAGTGGCTCGATGTAGTTCTCGTGCCACCAGGGCATAGGCGGGCCTGCGCAGAAGCTGGCCATTCCCGCCCAGAGGGCATTGTGAATGCCCCATCCTTCGGGGTCCTTGTCCGCGGTGCTGCTGTGGCTGCGAATGCCGAACTCACCGAAGATATGGGGTTTGTCGAACTTCGTCCACTGGTCCATGCAGTACCGACGGATTTCCGGCGCCACGTTGTCGTCCGTATTGGTGTAGCAGTGGGTCTGAACAATGTGCATATTCGGCAGTTGCCAGAAGGCTTCGGGGCCGGTGCCGCCCCAGAAACTGGTGGTAATCATGTGGTCGAAGGGGTCAATGGCTGCGAGGTGCTCGGACATCTCCCGGTGCCATTCGAGTTGCATGGCCTCGGTTGAGTCCGCCCAGCCCTGGAACTCATTGCCGAACTCCCAGCACAGCACATTGGGGCTGTATCCCCAACGCGCAACGGTATAGCGAAGGCGCTTGCGGTAGTACTCGCGCGCTTCCTCGTTGGTAAACCAGTCACCGGCTTTCTCGCACGGGCCGCCATTGGCCTTATTGAAGGGGTTCCGGTCCCAGCCGGTGGTGCGGAAGTCCTGGTGGGTGTCCATGCACATCATGTAGTAAAGACCCAGGTCGCGGGCCCAGTCCAGCACCAGATCGATTCGGGCCGCGTTGTCCTGACGGTACCACCCCAGCCGGTCTTCCCACTCGATGCCGATCCCGTACGAGGCCATCCACCAACGGTTCCAGTTCTCCCCAGCGGCGGCGAACTTGCGCATGGCCTCATCGGCAAGCTGGCCGGATGTGTGGTAGATTGGCAAATTATGTCCGATGCAGTAGTGCCCCTCGCCATTGTCGAAAGCGAAGAAGTGCGGGTCGGCCTTGCTTACGCGCACGAAGCCCTTTGCGGTGGGTGTGGTGGCCTCGAAAGCTCCCTCGCCGCCGGTGACTCTGCCAGTGCGGTCTCGCAGAGCGAGCTGCCATGTGTACCGGCCAGGCTCCAGGGCCGCGAAGCGCACCTTCCACGAGCCGTTGCCCCGCGGAGTGATGATCTCGGTGCCATCCTGTACCGTGCGCTCCTGTTCGACCATGAAGAACCCCGGCACTTCAATCTGCCTGCCCGAAGGACTGGTAAAGGTTGCGTCCAATGCCACATCGTCGGGGTCATAGGGATTGTCGTAGGTAGCGCCCAGGTCAACGTCCAGTTCCAGCTTCTCGTACATCGGGACCTGGGCGGCTGAGGCTGTCACGGAACGGATCGCCAGGGGTTCGGCGGATGGCAGCACCTGCCCGGGGAAAGTGCCGGGCATGTCGGCGAACCGGACCGTGTACTCACCCAACGCCGTCTGGCCCTCCGGAAAGTCGCCCGGCATGAAGTTCAGGCGGAACAGGTAGGCGTTCGGGTTGCCTTCGCTATCGAATGCGGCGAACTTCGCAAAGCCCAGTTCCAGGCTGCGTGTACCCGCGAGTTCCACCAGCAAGCGCTTGGCACTGCCGCCGGGGATGCCGGCGATGGTGCCGTTGCGTGACGGGTCTGCCCAGACGCGCTCTTCGCCGGTGAAAGTCTTGCGCTCGGCGAAGATGTGGAGCAGGACGCCTGGCTTCGACAGCTTCAGCGGGCCGGACTTGCGGAACTCATAGCGCACTCGAAGACCGCCCTCCTCCGGAGTGACGGCGAGCGAGTAGAGCATGGGCGGGGAGTTTTCCTTCGCTGAGAACTTCCCCGACATGGTAAGCGAGCCGTCAGGCTGAAGCTCCGGCCCGGCCTCAATCGTACCGCCGGTGATGGTTTCGTACTTCCAGTCATCATGCCAGAGAAAAACATGCCACGACAGGCTTCGGGCACCGTCGATGCCGGCGGTCCAGCGGCCTTTGTCGAAACGGATGAACTCGCTGCCATCGCGCCAGACGAAGGCCCCGTTGTCGGGAACGATGGCTTGGGCGAGTGCGGACAGGGGGGAAAGGCAGACAGCGGTGGCAAGAAGTCGCGCGAGCATGAGAAGGGCCTCCAGTGAAGGGCGCCAGGCTTTCAGAAAGAAATTCGGCGCGGGAGGGCGAGTGACCTTCGGGCTGAACGAAGGACAACCTCCCCTGGCGGAGAAGAGACTTGCCACACAGACCACGAACACTCAATCAGGGAGGACCCCAATGTCTATCAAGGTTGGTTTCATCGGTGTGGGCGGGATCGCTCGGCGGCATCTGAATGAGGCGAACAGCAACCCGGAAGTGGAGATGGTGGCCTACTGTGATGTGGACGTGGAGCGCGCGACGCGGGCAGCGGAGCAGTACGGCGGGAATGTCTACGCAAACGCAGTGGAACTGTATGACGCTGAAAAGCCCGATGCGGTGATCATCTGCACCCCGCCTTTCGCCCACGGGGACATTGAGGAGGAAGCCTGCAAGCGGGGCATCCACTTTTTCGTAGAGAAGCCTGTGGCAGTGGACATGGCGACAGCGAACCGGGTCGCGAAAGCGGTGCGTGACAGCGGTGTCATCACCCAGGTGGGCTACATGTTTCGCTTTTCGCCGCCGCTGGTGCAGGTGCGGGACATGATGCGCAAGCACACCCCCGCCATGATCCAGGCACACTACTACATGCCGGGCCTGCCCTCGCCGGGCTGGTGGCCGAAGATGGAACTGGGCGGCGGGCAGCTCATCGAGCAGGCCACCCACATGCTGGACCTGGCGCGGTTCCTCGCGGGCGAGGTCTGCTGCGTCACCGGGGCCACCGCCACCGTGCGCAACTGGACCGACATCCCCAACGGGTACGAACCCGAGGGCCTGCTGAAATACTCGCAGGTCTTCGAGATCCCGGACACCACGGCGCTGATCATGCAGTTCGAGAGCGGCGCCCTGGGCACGCTGAGTTGCTCAATCGTCCCTCAAGCCAAGTGGGACGTGGGCTTCAAGGTGGTCTGCGACGGGCTGATCGTCACAATCAACGGGGCCAGCGCGAGCTTCGCCGGCGACACTCAGGGCGATCTGAACGCCCCGGATGATTGGGCGACCTACGTGCAGAAGGATTTCATCGACGCGGTGCTTCAGGGACGCCCGGCGGGCATTCCTTATGACGAGGGTGTAGCAAGTCTCGCGGTGTCTGTGGCCGGCTATGAGTCCGTGAAGCGCGGCGGATGTCCGGTGAAGCTGGCGGAGTTGATCGGATAAGAGAAGGACAGGAATCGGGTACAGGCACCAAATTTGGGACGAGGCCCGAACTCGGATGCCGGTTCCCCGATCTTGCCAGTTCACCGTGTCTGACTGCCTAGGCGTTGCGGTACGGGTTTTTCACCAGCGGCCCATAGACATTCCCGTGGTAGAAATCACTCACCCAGGTCCCCGGAGGGACGATGGCATCCACCCGCGCCTCGTCCTCCGGGGTCACCTCGATCTCCAGAGATTTCAGCGCCGATTCCAGGTGCTCTTCAGTGCGTGGGCCGATGATCGCAGAGGTTACCCCGGGTCTGCTGATGAGCCACGCGTGGGCGAATTCGGCGAGACT includes these proteins:
- a CDS encoding DUF5060 domain-containing protein → MLARLLATAVCLSPLSALAQAIVPDNGAFVWRDGSEFIRFDKGRWTAGIDGARSLSWHVFLWHDDWKYETITGGTIEAGPELQPDGSLTMSGKFSAKENSPPMLYSLAVTPEEGGLRVRYEFRKSGPLKLSKPGVLLHIFAERKTFTGEERVWADPSRNGTIAGIPGGSAKRLLVELAGTRSLELGFAKFAAFDSEGNPNAYLFRLNFMPGDFPEGQTALGEYTVRFADMPGTFPGQVLPSAEPLAIRSVTASAAQVPMYEKLELDVDLGATYDNPYDPDDVALDATFTSPSGRQIEVPGFFMVEQERTVQDGTEIITPRGNGSWKVRFAALEPGRYTWQLALRDRTGRVTGGEGAFEATTPTAKGFVRVSKADPHFFAFDNGEGHYCIGHNLPIYHTSGQLADEAMRKFAAAGENWNRWWMASYGIGIEWEDRLGWYRQDNAARIDLVLDWARDLGLYYMMCMDTHQDFRTTGWDRNPFNKANGGPCEKAGDWFTNEEAREYYRKRLRYTVARWGYSPNVLCWEFGNEFQGWADSTEAMQLEWHREMSEHLAAIDPFDHMITTSFWGGTGPEAFWQLPNMHIVQTHCYTNTDDNVAPEIRRYCMDQWTKFDKPHIFGEFGIRSHSSTADKDPEGWGIHNALWAGMASFCAGPPMPWWHENYIEPLDLYFHFTALRNFTQDLPFGTAAWEPLEVEAVEYADPNHVPEVSDITISPVSVWGKPEHNEFRILPDGSIEGDRRPQQLLHGAGHPDLKNPPSFIVDYPAAGQFIVSVSNVSNSGLLRIWVDGEQKAEIDLPCGEGLGKSSVYRPQWTLWETTYDQEFAVDVPAGTHTIRIENFGKDWVRVVSYRFTGAKLIDRPNLLACGMRSDDVAVLWVQNLRSSWFNHAGNGEVGKVDPSVITLSGLPDGEYTLQWWDTWKGTPRGTDRVSVEGGKLILNMPELETDVALKIRPVR
- a CDS encoding transposase; its protein translation is MALQHKDLPRTPSLYDDVIGSSYVPADHPLRRINAVVDFSFVHDLVADLYHEDNGRPAYNPEVLLRLIFLQLQYKLSDRAVIDRAQTDHAFRLFLGLDWDDELPHPTSLTKFRQRLGEERFKAVFHGFLRQALERKLVSNKRLLIDSFNVEADIAVPGFRTLLDRIISRALRSLEAGGMDVTALREGHASLREDKSYQLGAEFRKQLLEEWLALAELVAEALEELERPTVSQAEALELLNDALERSENHGKRNVKKDDLLSDVDPDARWGRKKRGKQVQAGYSEQLAV
- a CDS encoding DUF1559 domain-containing protein codes for the protein MIAILAAILFPVFARARAKARQTSCLSNVKQITLALMMYAQDFDECYPVVDHATGYGWWQPLQAYVKNAQMFRCPAYRAGAGEPASDYALNGLFAHGASMAAFDTPAEQICVAVRKPGCPEAGYHPWPDDLTSWDDLTAYSEFADHIAIDIHNGGSNYGFADGHAKWYKWENTIKPPIPGMHNTGRWHY
- a CDS encoding Gfo/Idh/MocA family oxidoreductase, producing the protein MSIKVGFIGVGGIARRHLNEANSNPEVEMVAYCDVDVERATRAAEQYGGNVYANAVELYDAEKPDAVIICTPPFAHGDIEEEACKRGIHFFVEKPVAVDMATANRVAKAVRDSGVITQVGYMFRFSPPLVQVRDMMRKHTPAMIQAHYYMPGLPSPGWWPKMELGGGQLIEQATHMLDLARFLAGEVCCVTGATATVRNWTDIPNGYEPEGLLKYSQVFEIPDTTALIMQFESGALGTLSCSIVPQAKWDVGFKVVCDGLIVTINGASASFAGDTQGDLNAPDDWATYVQKDFIDAVLQGRPAGIPYDEGVASLAVSVAGYESVKRGGCPVKLAELIG
- a CDS encoding endo-1,4-beta-xylanase; its protein translation is MRHSLALALCILSLAALAQSDNLIANGDFANGTAGWSVPAGGRGSARIISCDLPGLPKAIQVIVKPEPGDNPWAVTLHTPLQAFVEEGQPLTIKLWARSPEKTPASVFLEQSGEPYAKSVYGQMALTSDWREFEFQGKSLQSFSPGEARVGFHLAHAAGTIELAGIRLLTSSQTAQGKRPTMNEPAGIIENGDFSQPLEGNWPTGGGDRLSVKIIDVDVPGYSRGVRLVSTPPENANPWDVQFAQTCRGYVYPGDAVYFRAWLRSPDNCPVTFIYELNRPPHTKHISQTVHLSPEWKEYRFVGRPDRGYRPGESRVSFFLGNAKGVVEVTGVRVENFGPAPDAAFSQTIDYWGGRAHPDDWREPALQRIEQLRKGDLRISVTDRAGNPVPDAAVKIEQLRHAFRFGTAAPAGRFLDQTNPDNLRFQQEVERLYNTVTFENDLKWPAMSEANTQMVLRAIDWLSARNIQVRGHCLLWGSFRHLHASVRDLRGSELLAACKAHVTDYARRFDGKLYLWDVVNEAGSNVEVWNDIGWQAFSDAFRWAREADPDVQLCYNDYGIVNENPVYRAKVAARIRQLLDAGAPVDVLGIQAHMSTPLTPIHRVLEIMDEWADFGLPLEITEFDLGCPDDQLHADYVRDFMIAAFSHPKMQSFIMWGFWEGSHWRAKDSAAMFRRDWSPRPAQEAWEDLVFNQWWTRADEKTDKAGLASTRAFYGKHRITVESAAGKAEAEIELLPNGPREFKLVVGG